The proteins below are encoded in one region of Flavobacterium nackdongense:
- a CDS encoding UDP-N-acetylmuramoyl-tripeptide--D-alanyl-D-alanine ligase, giving the protein MDISYLHSLFLESHSVGIDSRKIQPKSLFVAIKGDNFDANTFAKEALDKGASYVIIDNPNYYIDQRTILVENSLMALQELAKFHRQYLKLPIIALTGSNGKTTTKELIHVVLSKKYRTKATVGNLNNHIGVPLTLLSFDQHTEIGIVEMGANHQKEIEFLCELAQPDYGYITNFGKAHLEGFGGVEGVIKGKSEMYNYIAAHSKLAFINLEDKIQVEKSKAFQSYSFGINRENADVVISTIKANPFVAIQYADLLIQTHLIGLYNANNINAALTMGKYFGVEDQDIKAALESYIPENNRSQMITKGTNQIILDAYNANPSSMAVAIENFLQLDNSNKILILGDMFELGEDSFVEHKTLVNLLVKQKDATVYFVGKEFYKHQMSSENLHFFETFDAFSNFLKNLSIDTSSILIKGSRGMALERTLEFL; this is encoded by the coding sequence ATGGATATTTCATACCTTCACAGTTTGTTTTTAGAAAGCCATTCGGTTGGCATTGACAGCCGAAAAATCCAGCCTAAATCCCTTTTTGTAGCTATCAAAGGGGACAATTTCGATGCCAATACTTTTGCCAAAGAAGCGCTTGACAAAGGAGCTTCTTACGTAATTATTGATAATCCAAATTATTACATCGACCAAAGGACTATTCTAGTAGAAAATAGTTTGATGGCACTTCAGGAATTAGCCAAATTTCATCGACAATATTTGAAATTACCTATTATTGCTCTTACTGGCAGCAACGGGAAAACGACCACCAAAGAATTGATACATGTTGTGCTTTCTAAAAAATACAGAACTAAAGCCACTGTTGGAAATTTGAACAATCATATAGGTGTGCCTTTAACTTTATTGTCTTTTGATCAGCACACCGAAATCGGAATTGTAGAAATGGGTGCCAATCACCAAAAAGAAATAGAATTTCTCTGCGAATTAGCCCAGCCTGATTATGGTTATATTACCAATTTTGGAAAAGCACATTTAGAAGGTTTTGGTGGCGTAGAAGGGGTTATCAAAGGCAAAAGTGAGATGTATAATTACATCGCAGCCCATTCTAAATTGGCTTTTATTAACTTAGAAGATAAAATTCAAGTAGAAAAATCAAAGGCATTTCAATCCTATTCCTTCGGTATCAATAGAGAAAATGCCGATGTGGTTATCAGTACAATCAAGGCGAATCCGTTTGTTGCAATTCAATATGCGGACCTTCTGATTCAAACCCATTTGATAGGCTTATATAATGCCAATAATATCAATGCGGCGCTTACGATGGGTAAATATTTTGGCGTTGAAGATCAGGATATCAAAGCGGCATTAGAAAGTTATATCCCCGAAAATAATCGTTCTCAAATGATAACCAAAGGAACGAATCAGATTATTTTAGATGCTTATAATGCCAATCCGAGTAGTATGGCAGTTGCGATCGAGAATTTTTTGCAATTGGATAATTCAAACAAGATTTTGATTTTGGGCGATATGTTCGAGCTAGGTGAGGATAGTTTTGTTGAGCATAAAACCTTGGTGAATTTGTTAGTGAAGCAAAAGGATGCGACTGTGTACTTTGTAGGTAAAGAATTTTATAAGCACCAAATGAGCAGCGAGAACTTGCATTTTTTTGAAACATTCGATGCTTTTTCTAACTTTTTAAAGAATTTGTCCATAGATACTAGTTCGATATTGATAAAGGGATCCAGAGGAATGGCTTTGGAGCGCACTCTTGAGTTTTTGTAA
- a CDS encoding GntR family transcriptional regulator, with protein MKFIHIQPHRGIPKYKQIISSIEKNIDSGQLKKDEKLPSINKVCLEFSLSRDTVLQAYEELKKRGVIYAILGKGYYVKTTEINIKHRIFVLFDELNSFKEDLYNSFLLQVGKDVQVDIYFHHFNTKVFQKLIDESNGNYTKYIIMPTNLVGASSAIQTLPVDEVFILDQTNPELKLYPAIFQNHQKDIYNCLVLGKIKLNKYQKLILIFPGFREPLGMKLGFEDFCRDYGFAFEIITEFKNRVLQKGEVYIIPNDRDLVRVIETSKNQDLKIGQDFGVISYNETPLKKIIENGITTISTNFELMGRVLAQMVLKNNKDQIENKCHLILRNSL; from the coding sequence ATGAAATTCATACATATTCAACCCCATCGAGGAATACCAAAATACAAACAGATCATTTCCTCCATCGAAAAAAATATTGATTCCGGTCAGTTAAAAAAAGATGAAAAATTACCTTCTATCAATAAAGTGTGTCTTGAGTTTTCACTCTCACGCGACACCGTTTTGCAAGCGTATGAAGAACTAAAAAAAAGGGGCGTAATCTACGCAATTCTGGGTAAAGGCTACTACGTTAAGACCACTGAAATCAATATAAAGCATCGTATTTTCGTGCTTTTTGACGAGCTGAACAGCTTCAAAGAAGACCTCTATAATTCCTTCCTCCTGCAGGTAGGGAAAGACGTTCAAGTTGATATTTATTTCCATCATTTCAACACTAAAGTCTTCCAAAAACTAATCGATGAGAGCAACGGAAATTACACCAAATACATTATTATGCCAACAAATTTAGTTGGAGCCTCCTCAGCTATTCAAACCCTACCAGTTGACGAAGTCTTTATCCTAGACCAAACCAATCCCGAATTGAAACTCTACCCTGCGATTTTTCAAAACCATCAAAAAGACATCTACAATTGCTTGGTTTTAGGGAAAATCAAATTGAATAAATACCAGAAACTTATCTTAATTTTTCCCGGCTTTCGCGAGCCTTTAGGAATGAAGTTGGGGTTTGAAGATTTTTGTAGGGATTATGGTTTCGCTTTCGAAATTATCACTGAATTCAAAAATAGAGTATTACAAAAAGGGGAGGTTTATATTATTCCCAACGATCGAGATTTGGTACGAGTCATCGAAACCTCAAAAAATCAGGATTTGAAAATCGGTCAGGATTTTGGCGTTATTTCGTACAACGAAACACCTTTAAAAAAAATTATCGAAAACGGCATCACAACCATTTCCACCAATTTTGAACTAATGGGAAGAGTTCTAGCGCAAATGGTTTTAAAAAACAATAAGGATCAAATAGAAAATAAATGCCATTTGATCCTTAGAAACTCGTTATAA
- the galK gene encoding galactokinase, whose protein sequence is MNEILVKKTTDFFQQKFNSVADKVVLSPGRINIIGEHIDYNDGYVLPAAIDKIICFAFEKNNTNTANIYAIDLDESVGIDVTQEPQLTDVVWTNYLRGVLLQLKLKGFKVGGFNCSFSSNIPTGSGLSSSAALECGFLYGINEMFNLGIKSIDIALMGQSAEHWVGINCGIMDQFSSVVGLENKVIKIDCRTLDYTYHEANFVDYSLILFDSNVKHSLFTSEYNNRRLECNEGLRIIHENFPQIESFRDCDVDQLISLKSKMSDTVFKRSLYAVKEIKRVIQACEALDKGDIATLGKLMFETHDGLSNDYEVSCVELDYLVDLAKAEEDVIGSRLMGGGFGGCTITLVKKGSEAVIKEKFTKLYFEKFNIDLKIYDVKVSNGTSLYNN, encoded by the coding sequence ATGAATGAGATTTTGGTAAAAAAAACAACTGATTTTTTTCAACAAAAGTTTAATTCCGTGGCAGATAAAGTGGTTTTGTCGCCCGGAAGAATAAACATTATCGGAGAACATATTGATTATAATGATGGATATGTTTTGCCTGCCGCAATCGATAAAATTATTTGTTTTGCTTTCGAAAAAAACAATACAAACACGGCTAATATTTATGCTATTGATCTCGACGAGTCGGTAGGCATCGATGTTACACAAGAGCCGCAATTGACCGATGTGGTTTGGACCAATTATTTGAGAGGAGTTTTGTTGCAATTGAAATTGAAAGGATTCAAAGTTGGTGGTTTTAATTGTTCGTTCAGTAGTAATATTCCAACTGGCTCTGGGCTTTCGTCTTCAGCGGCTTTGGAATGTGGCTTTTTATATGGTATAAACGAAATGTTCAATTTGGGTATTAAATCAATTGATATTGCCCTAATGGGACAAAGCGCAGAGCATTGGGTGGGCATCAATTGTGGTATTATGGACCAGTTTTCTAGCGTTGTGGGATTAGAAAACAAAGTGATCAAAATCGATTGTCGCACTTTAGACTACACCTATCACGAAGCCAACTTTGTTGATTATTCTTTGATTTTGTTCGATAGCAATGTGAAACACTCTTTGTTTACCTCTGAATACAATAACAGACGCCTTGAGTGCAATGAAGGACTGCGAATTATTCACGAAAATTTTCCTCAGATTGAAAGTTTCCGCGACTGCGATGTTGATCAATTGATTAGTTTAAAATCTAAAATGTCGGATACTGTTTTTAAAAGAAGCTTGTATGCTGTAAAAGAGATCAAACGCGTTATTCAGGCTTGTGAAGCCCTCGACAAAGGCGACATTGCGACTTTAGGAAAATTGATGTTCGAAACTCACGATGGTTTGTCCAATGATTATGAAGTAAGCTGTGTCGAGTTGGATTATTTGGTAGATTTAGCCAAAGCCGAAGAAGATGTAATTGGGTCGAGATTAATGGGAGGCGGATTCGGAGGATGCACGATTACTTTAGTCAAAAAAGGAAGCGAAGCAGTCATTAAAGAAAAATTCACCAAATTGTACTTCGAAAAATTTAATATAGATTTGAAAATTTATGATGTTAAAGTGTCAAACGGTACATCATTGTATAATAATTAA